Proteins from a single region of Pseudalkalibacillus hwajinpoensis:
- a CDS encoding G5 and 3D domain-containing protein, giving the protein MTMKSNMENFFARVKGGKNVFMICLSVIVLGLVSGFIVFETTKASVTLVLDGEEKPVDTHADTVAELLKDEELNPGSHDYLSHDLSAKVEAGDVVEWKPAFQVTLSINGDNQQVWSTKDTVKGFLEDQNMELGKHDQMSVSLDDELKENMTIAVDEAFKVAVNDGGKQKEIWTTSTTVAGFLEQQNIQLGELDRVEPKKDEDVTANSEINVIRVEKVTDVVEETIDYATIKKNDSSIQKGKETVLEDGQEGKREKHYEVVLENGKEVSRELKKTDVVKESSDKIVAVGTQVITQTAVKTSSAPSTQSKSTKTASKPATKTSKSPSKPESKSSGKVMNVSTTAYTANCAGCSGITSTGFNLKSNPDAKIIAVDPSVIPLGSKVHVEGYGTAIAADTGGAIKGNKIDVFFSSKSAAYAWGNKTVQITILD; this is encoded by the coding sequence ATGACAATGAAATCGAACATGGAAAACTTTTTTGCTCGCGTTAAGGGTGGAAAGAACGTATTCATGATTTGTTTAAGTGTAATTGTACTAGGTTTAGTCTCCGGCTTTATCGTGTTTGAAACTACAAAAGCTTCGGTCACGCTTGTCCTTGATGGGGAAGAGAAGCCGGTAGATACACATGCAGATACAGTTGCGGAGTTATTAAAGGATGAAGAATTGAATCCTGGTTCTCATGATTATTTAAGTCACGATTTATCAGCCAAGGTTGAGGCTGGAGATGTGGTTGAATGGAAACCGGCTTTTCAAGTAACGCTATCGATTAATGGGGATAACCAACAAGTTTGGTCCACCAAAGATACAGTGAAAGGGTTTCTTGAAGATCAAAACATGGAGCTCGGTAAGCATGATCAAATGTCTGTATCACTCGATGATGAATTGAAAGAAAATATGACGATTGCCGTTGATGAAGCTTTCAAAGTTGCGGTAAACGACGGTGGGAAACAAAAAGAGATTTGGACAACTTCGACTACGGTCGCTGGCTTTTTAGAACAGCAGAATATACAACTTGGAGAACTTGATCGCGTAGAACCCAAAAAAGATGAGGACGTTACAGCGAACTCGGAAATCAATGTGATTCGAGTGGAAAAGGTCACCGATGTAGTGGAAGAGACGATTGACTATGCAACGATTAAGAAGAATGATAGTTCAATTCAAAAAGGTAAAGAAACAGTCCTAGAAGACGGACAAGAAGGCAAGCGGGAGAAACATTACGAAGTTGTTTTAGAAAATGGTAAAGAGGTTTCCCGTGAGCTTAAGAAAACCGATGTAGTGAAGGAAAGCAGTGACAAAATCGTTGCTGTTGGTACCCAGGTTATTACACAAACAGCTGTGAAAACTAGCAGTGCCCCTTCAACTCAATCTAAATCAACAAAGACAGCTAGTAAGCCTGCTACAAAAACTTCAAAATCACCATCTAAACCTGAAAGTAAGTCGTCAGGGAAGGTAATGAACGTATCGACGACAGCTTATACGGCAAATTGTGCTGGCTGTTCAGGTATCACATCTACGGGCTTTAACTTAAAATCTAATCCTGATGCGAAAATCATTGCGGTTGATCCTAGTGTGATTCCCCTCGGCTCAAAAGTTCACGTAGAAGGATATGGAACGGCTATTGCGGCTGATACGGGTGGTGCGATTAAAGGTAACAAGATTGATGTGTTTTTCTCTTCGAAGTCTGCAGCTTACGCATGGGGAAACAAGACTGTTCAAATTACAATTCTCGATTAG